The following are encoded together in the Methylorubrum sp. B1-46 genome:
- a CDS encoding SelT/SelW/SelH family protein encodes MNHVPDPASARPHITITYCTQCQWLLRAAWMAQELLSTFRGDLGEVALRPGTGGVFVIAFDEEVIWERVRDGGFPDVKLLKQRVRDRIDPGRDLGHVDRAGRES; translated from the coding sequence ATGAATCATGTGCCTGACCCCGCTTCCGCCCGCCCCCACATCACCATCACTTACTGCACCCAGTGCCAATGGCTCCTGCGAGCGGCGTGGATGGCGCAGGAGCTCCTTTCGACCTTCCGTGGCGATCTCGGCGAGGTCGCCCTGCGGCCTGGCACCGGCGGGGTATTCGTGATCGCGTTTGACGAGGAGGTCATCTGGGAGCGTGTGCGCGACGGCGGCTTTCCGGATGTGAAGCTGCTCAAGCAGCGGGTGCGGGATCGGATCGATCCGGGGCGGGATCTCGGGCATGTCGATCGAGCCGGGCGGGAGAGCTGA
- a CDS encoding sensor histidine kinase gives MLSRLGQRGFSTQFYLIMLVIALIGPGLIFTAILLTRYAATERARFEQDARENVRGIALSIDRDTAGLVSVLQTLATSPRLKDGEFANFENQARLVREAIGLDLVLRRPDGQQIVNTALKPGAPLPVTTLPIDRELIDGGQRSMVTGYLAGATPDQAHYAVALPVRIDDRVAFILSFAVPLSRIAGILGREQVRGWVTGVSDRDAVVLARLPEMPGVVGHSRLATLRQTATGTPGVWEGRDRNFKPVTVVEARSRLNGWTVGASIPRELVDARLRRWIWAFGGFGLLVLATSSVLAVHLWSRVSKPLRQLAASGPALARGQAIPRVASPIHEIRRLADVLSEASLRLRTRSEERDRALAETQRGLAALSESEARFRHMADSAPALIWMTDETGEVVFANMHFDHLFGRPAAEMAGGGWESIVHPPDLPAFRATFQEAFEHRHPFRAEMRVIDRNGEIRWLRCEGVPRLDDHGTFLGFTGCNVDVTDAKRAEEHLRLLINELNHRVKNTLATVQSIAMQSLRGLDGEEAQAAKAAFEARLLALARAHDVLTRESWEGAELKTVVADAIRPLEAAEGQDSRFAVSGPRLRLAPRLALSIAMALHELGTNAVKYGALSREGGRVTITWTVQRRPELCLSLRWSESGGPSVTPPTRRGFGSRLIERSLARELAGKVELLYEPDGVVCTIEAPVPPPGLLERKGGTQLAATKPLPLAG, from the coding sequence ATGCTCTCCCGGCTCGGCCAGCGTGGCTTCTCCACGCAGTTCTACCTGATCATGCTCGTGATCGCGCTGATCGGTCCGGGGCTGATCTTCACCGCCATCCTGCTGACCCGCTACGCCGCCACCGAGCGCGCCCGCTTCGAGCAGGATGCCCGGGAGAACGTGCGCGGGATCGCCCTGTCGATCGACCGCGACACCGCCGGGCTCGTCTCGGTGCTGCAGACGCTCGCCACCTCGCCGCGGCTGAAGGACGGCGAGTTCGCCAATTTCGAGAATCAGGCCCGTCTGGTGCGCGAGGCGATCGGCCTCGATCTCGTGCTGCGGCGGCCGGACGGACAGCAGATCGTCAACACCGCGCTGAAGCCGGGCGCACCCCTGCCGGTCACCACGCTGCCGATCGACCGCGAACTCATCGACGGCGGACAGCGCTCCATGGTCACCGGCTATCTCGCGGGGGCGACGCCCGATCAGGCGCATTACGCCGTCGCGCTGCCCGTTCGGATCGATGACCGTGTCGCCTTCATCCTAAGCTTCGCGGTGCCCCTGAGCCGCATCGCGGGCATCCTCGGCCGTGAACAGGTCCGAGGCTGGGTCACCGGCGTCTCGGACCGGGACGCCGTCGTGCTCGCGCGCCTGCCGGAGATGCCGGGCGTGGTCGGGCATTCCCGGCTGGCGACGTTGCGCCAGACCGCGACGGGCACGCCCGGCGTCTGGGAGGGACGGGACCGCAACTTCAAACCCGTCACCGTGGTCGAGGCGCGCTCGCGGCTGAACGGCTGGACCGTCGGGGCGAGCATCCCGCGCGAACTGGTCGATGCGCGGCTGCGGCGCTGGATCTGGGCCTTCGGCGGCTTCGGGCTTCTCGTGCTCGCCACCTCCTCGGTGCTCGCCGTGCATCTGTGGTCGCGGGTCTCGAAGCCGCTGCGGCAGCTCGCGGCGTCGGGGCCGGCGCTCGCCCGCGGGCAGGCGATCCCGCGGGTCGCCTCGCCGATCCACGAAATCCGCCGCCTCGCCGACGTGCTCTCGGAAGCCTCGCTGCGGCTGCGCACCCGCAGCGAGGAGCGCGACCGGGCGCTCGCCGAGACCCAGCGCGGCCTCGCAGCCTTGAGCGAGAGCGAGGCGCGGTTCCGCCATATGGCCGATTCGGCCCCGGCCCTGATCTGGATGACCGACGAGACCGGTGAGGTGGTCTTCGCCAACATGCATTTCGACCACCTGTTCGGTCGTCCCGCCGCGGAGATGGCCGGCGGCGGCTGGGAGTCGATCGTGCATCCGCCGGATCTGCCGGCCTTCCGGGCGACGTTCCAGGAGGCGTTCGAGCATCGGCACCCGTTCCGCGCGGAGATGCGGGTGATCGACCGCAACGGCGAGATCCGGTGGCTGCGCTGCGAGGGGGTGCCGCGGCTCGACGATCACGGCACCTTCCTCGGCTTCACCGGATGCAATGTCGACGTCACGGACGCCAAGCGGGCCGAGGAACATCTGCGCCTGCTCATCAACGAGCTGAACCACCGGGTGAAGAACACGCTCGCCACCGTCCAGTCGATCGCCATGCAATCCCTGCGCGGGCTCGACGGCGAGGAGGCGCAGGCGGCCAAGGCCGCCTTCGAGGCGCGGCTGCTGGCGCTCGCCCGCGCCCACGACGTGCTGACCCGCGAGAGTTGGGAAGGCGCCGAACTGAAGACCGTTGTGGCCGACGCGATCCGCCCGCTGGAGGCGGCCGAGGGGCAGGATTCGCGCTTCGCGGTCTCGGGCCCGCGCCTGCGGCTCGCGCCGCGACTGGCCCTGTCCATTGCCATGGCCCTGCACGAACTCGGCACCAACGCCGTGAAGTATGGCGCGCTCTCCAGGGAGGGCGGCCGGGTGACGATCACCTGGACCGTACAGCGCCGGCCGGAGCTGTGCCTCTCCCTGCGCTGGAGCGAGAGCGGTGGCCCGTCCGTCACCCCGCCGACGCGGCGCGGCTTCGGATCGCGCCTGATCGAGCGCAGTCTCGCCCGCGAACTCGCGGGCAAGGTCGAGCTGCTCTACGAGCCCGACGGCGTGGTCTGCACCATAGAGGCGCCCGTGCCCCCGCCGGGCCTGCTGGAGCGGAAGGGCGGGACGCAGCTCGCTGCCACGAAACCGCTTCCGCTCGCAGGCTGA